One genomic window of Arachis hypogaea cultivar Tifrunner chromosome 8, arahy.Tifrunner.gnm2.J5K5, whole genome shotgun sequence includes the following:
- the LOC112705479 gene encoding protein MAIN-LIKE 1-like, producing the protein MPFGECTITLQDVAYQLGLPVDGDYVSGCLTDFHLYIEGGRPAWQWFHELLGVLPPENQVQKFAVNCTWFQETFAECPDGADEETVRRFARAYIMMLLGTQLFADKSGNRIHIRWLPYVAQLEEMGRYSWGSAALAWLYRCMCRVANRHVVKLAGPLQLLQSWIFWRFPTLRPSGYEEISWPLASRWSGYNLGISNKGPRVQMARMKIDLLQPRQETT; encoded by the exons ATGCCGTTTGGAGAGTGCACCATCACGCTTCAGGACGTCGCATACCAGCTGGGGTTGCCAGTCGACGGAGATTACGTTAGTGGTTGCCTGACAGACTTCCACCTTTACATTGAGGGTGGTCGACCTGCTTGGCAGTGGTTCCATGAGTTGCTCGGTGTTTTACCTCCCGAGAACCAGGTGCAGAAATTCGCAGTCAACTGCACCTGGTTTCAGGAGACATTTGCGGAGTGTCCAGACGGGGCTGATGAGGAGACGGTTAGGCGCTTTGCCCGGGCCTATATCATGATGTTATTGGGCACGcagctgtttgccgacaagtccggcaaTCGTATACACATCAGATGGCTACCTTATGTTGCTCAGCTTGAGGAGATGGGTCGCTACAGTTGGGGGTCGGCGGCACTAGCGTGGTTGTACAGGTGCATGTGCCGAGTCGCCAACAGACATGTGGTGAAGTTAGCTGGCCCTTTACAGTTACTACAGTCTTGGATCTTCTGGAGGTTTCCCACTCTTAGACCATCTGGGTATGAGGAGATTAGCTGGCCCCTTGCCTCGAG ATGGTCTGGTTACAATCTTGGGATTAGCAACAAGGGACCTCGGGTACAGATGGCTCGCATGAAGATCGACTTGTTACAGCCTCGGCAG GAAACAACTTAG